Proteins co-encoded in one Arachis hypogaea cultivar Tifrunner chromosome 11, arahy.Tifrunner.gnm2.J5K5, whole genome shotgun sequence genomic window:
- the LOC112721726 gene encoding uncharacterized protein — MVPQGDPRVPVGFGTRETQNIGVVSEFQVGQQFQDKEEVVLSVKTYSICCGVEYKVFESDNFKYYGKCKEFGSGCIWLIQVSLQQRRATSISSEHRKLDYHVISAFILPMIRADATVSIKVLQNATDAHFEFRRVWMAKQKAVAQIYGDWKESYNDLPRWVLGVQITMPGSVAVLKTSPVRVSGQVDDSSAYWTFPPCIETFRHYKPLVSMDGTHLYGKCGGTLLVTIAQDGNSNIIPIAFALEEGENTKLWSFILFHLRQHVTPHPGILVISDRHNWIKVALEASDGGWLLLTVYRAFCIRHVAANFTLSFKGKDARRLLVNAAYDKTEVKFHYWFDILHAEDPAMRNWTNRIDYAHWTQHQDEGQRFEHMTTNISKCVNSILKGLRNLPVCALVKATYGRLAELFIQKGRDAEAQLGTEQQFSQYLIKVIEANLNSSRCFTVTMYDRDNLEFTVVEITPTRSFSLGTYKVSLTDQTCDCGYFQALHYPCRYALACCAYARLAWFTYVHEVYRLSFVFDVYRMGFTPPVLEGF; from the exons atggtACCTCAAGGGGATCCGAGAGTACCTGTTGGCTTCGGGACTAGAGAGACACAGAATATAGGTGTTGTATCAGAATTTCAAGTTGGTCAGCAGTTTCAAGATAAAGAAGAAGTCGTGTTAAGCGTGAAGACTTATAGCATTTGCTGTGGGGTTGAGTACAAGGTATTTGAATCCGATAATTTCAAGTACTATGGCAAGTGCAAGGAGTTCGGCAGTGGGTGCATATGGCTCATTCAGGTTAGCCTCCAGCAGCGTAGAG CCACATCGATATCTAGTGAGCACAGGAAGCTTGATTATCATGTTATATCGGCCTTCATACTTCCCATGATTAGAGCTGATGCCACCGTCTCGATTAAGGTACTGCAGAATGCCACGGATGCACACTTCGAGTTCAGGAGGGTTTGGATGGCTAAACAGAAAGCCGTGGCCCAGATTTATGGAGATTGGAAGGAGTCATACAATGACTTGCCACGATGGGTATTGGGTGTTCAGATCACGATGCCAGGTAGTGTTGCGGTGTTAAAGACGAGTCCTGTGCGAGTTAGTGGACAAGTGGATGACTCTTCAGCTTATTGGACATTCCCACCGTGTATTGAGACATTCCGTCATTACAAGCCGTTGGTAAGTATGGACGGTACCCACCTGTATGGAAAATGCGGCGGTACACTGTTGGTCACGATTGCGCAGGACGGAAACTCCAACATCATTCCTATTGCATTTGCACTTGAGGAGGGGGAGAATACAAAGTTGTGGTCATTCATTCTATTTCACCTGCGGCAACATGTGACACCTCATCCGGGTATACTCGTCATATCAGACAGGCACAACTGGATAAAGGTTGCATTGGAAGCTTCCGACGGTGGCTGGCTTCTGCTTACTGTATATAGGGCTTTTTGCATCCGACACGTGGCTGCGAATTTCACGCTGAGTTTCAAGGGCAAGGATGCACGGAGGTTATtagtgaatgctgcttatgaCAAGACCGAGGTCAAGTTTCACTACTGGTTTGACATTCTCCATGCTGAAGATCCTGCTATGCGCAACTGGACTAATCGGATTGACTATGCACATTGGACCCAACATCAGGACGAAGGTCAGAGATTTGAGCACATGACTACGAATATATCTAAGTGTGTGAACTCAATACTGAAGGGTCTGAGGAACCTTCCAGTCTGTGCGCTGGTGAAGGCCACTTATGGGAGATTGGCCGAGCTATTCATTCAGAAAGGCAGAGATGCCGAGGCACAGTTAGGAACAGAGCAGCAGTTTAGTCAGTATCTTATTAAGGTGATCGAAGCAAATCTAAATTCCTCAAGGTGTTTCACCGTGACTATGTACGACAGGGACAACTTAGAGTTTACTGTGGTAGAGATCACTCCGACAAGGAGTTTTTCACTAGGCACATACAAAGTATCCCTCACCGACCAGACATGTGATTGTGGCTATTTTCAGGCACTTCATTATCCATGTCGTTATGCCTTGGCTTGCTGTGCATATGCACGCCTGGCCTGGTTCACCTACGTCCACGAGGTGTATCGCCTTAGCTTTGTGTTTGATGTTTATCGCATGGGGTTCACACCTCCAGTTCTGGAGGGATTTTAG